A DNA window from Mya arenaria isolate MELC-2E11 chromosome 17, ASM2691426v1 contains the following coding sequences:
- the LOC128223979 gene encoding uncharacterized protein LOC128223979 has translation MVRIMEVAGSAQSTRSAERTKRCIRITAWATRILALLSIVFCIVAFKSTNGYVFGVFLIVISILSVMSPLNFYCGCNSDCSRYTNAAKAIGHWGVYLWMFMSNMGYGMMFGYSWYYWMATSHYYKAAQLLDTLFAMSLIITFFLSIFNLYSFCLVYKYGCCFMNEIDKDNSQQGVETAVVMNQQISTIGSGIPVNGVQFTNAAMGAQQPFTSPGIQYPQYQPYPAGPFYMAAPFPQAVGVTTDSVGVSFPQTMADAGGPPPYAEADPNEKQPQ, from the exons ATGGTTAGGATTATGGAAG TTGCTGGAAGTGCACAGAGCACGAGATCGGCTGAGCGCACCAAGAGATGTATCCGTATCACAGCATGGGCCACACGAATTCTAGCTCTCCTCAGCATCGTGTTTTGTATCGTGGCGTTTAAGTCGACAAATGGATATGTGTTTGGAGTCTTCTTGATTGTCATATCCATCCTT AGTGTTATGAGCCCGTTAAACTTCTACTGTGGCTGCAATTCGGATTGTTCAAGATACACAAACGCTGCAAAA GCAATCGGACATTGGGGTGTCTATTTGTGGATGTTCATGAGCAACATGGGATACGGCATGATGTTTGGGTACAGCTGGTACTATTGGATGGCAACTAGCCACTACTATAAAGCTGCCCAGTTACTGGACACATTATTTGCAATGTCCCTGATCATCACTTTCTTCCTATCGATATTCAACCTTTACTCGTTTTGCCTTGTCTACAAGTACGGCTGTTGCTTCATGAATGAAATCGATAAGGACAACTCTCAGCAAGGGGTTGAAACAGCTGTCGTGATGAATCAACAGATATCCACGATCGGAAGCGGTATTCCGGTTAAC GGTGTACAGTTTACAAATGCTGCAATGGGTGCTCAGCAACCGTTTACCAGCCCTGGGATACAGTACCCTCAATACCAGCCATATCCTGCCGGACCTTTTTACATGGCTGCACCTTTCCCACAAGCTGTTGGTGTAACAACTGACTCAGTTGGCGTATCTTTTCCACAAACAATGGCGGACGCAGGTGGCCCTCCACCATACGCTGAAGCTGATCCGAATGAGAAACAACCACAGTGA